From Heliangelus exortis chromosome 11, bHelExo1.hap1, whole genome shotgun sequence:
TGCAGCTGGTGGGCAGGCATGGGGGGAGGCAAAGGACTAACTCTGGGGACACAGTGAGACTGGGCTGCTCTGGAGCCTGAGGGAACAGAGACGAGGgagcccagggagctgctgccgTGCTCCCCAGCCGGACACCCCGCTGCCAGCCCACTCCAAGCAGCGTTCCCCCAGATGCTCAATCCCGCgctcagctcctctgcattTGCAAAGCAGCCTTTACATTCAGGCTCCATCTACAGGGAACTGAATAATTTCAAGAGCTTAAAATAGGATGTAGATAGATGTGtttagtattaatttttttttttttttttttttttttttttttttttgagaaggcGAGGAAGCGAGGTCTGTCTGACACAGATTCCTCAAGGCTTTCCACTCAAAGTCTGTGCACGTTCCACCATCAAGAGAAAagttgggggggtggggaggagagcTGGTCTTGTAGCCAAAGGGCTGgatttcagctggaaaatgagaatctctgctctgcctctgccttttgCCATAACCTCAGCTCTACCAAGATAGTAAACCTTTTGCTGCGGTCATGCCTGTTGTTTGCTCATGCCCACCTTGCTCTTTCTCTCCGCCTCTCTTATCTGCAGGTGAGAGATAGGATGGTAGCTGGGGAGGCGAGTATGCGCAGCCCAATCCTGGCCTGCTGGCAGCCGATCCTCCTCCTGATGCTGGGATCCATCCTCTCCGGCTCCGCCACGGGCTGCCCACCGCGCTGCGAGTGCTCTGCCCAGGAGCGGGCCGTCCTCTGCCACCGCAAGCGATTCATGGTCGTGCCGGAGGGGGTCCCGACTGAGACCAAGCTGCTGGACTTGGGCAAGAACCGTATCAAGACGCTCAACCAGGATGAATTTGCCAACTACCCTcacctggaggagctggaactAAATGAGAACATTATCAGTGCCATTGAACCTGGGGCTTTCAACAACCTCTTCAACCTCAGGACGCTGGGGCTCAGGAGTAACAGACTCAAGCTGATCCCCTTGGGGGTGTTTACTGGACTCAGCAACCTTACCAAGCTAGACATTAGTGAGAACAAAATTGTGATCCTCCTAGACTATATGTTCCAGGACTTGTACAACCTGAAGTCTTTGGAGGTGGGGGACAACGACCTTGTCTACATCTCCCACCGGGCCTTCAGCGGTCTCAACAGTCTGGAGCAGCTGACCCTGGAGAAATGTAACCTGACCTCCATCCCCACAGAGGCCCTGTCTCACCTCCACGGCTTGATCGTGCTGCGGCTGCGCCACCTGAACATCAACACCATCCGGGATTACTCATTCAAGAGGCTCTACCGACTCAAGGTCCTTGAGATCTCACACTGGCCCTACCTGGATACCATGACGTCCAATTGCCTCTACGGGTTGAACCTGACCTCCTTGTCCATCACCCACTGCAACCTGACGTCCATCCCGTATGTGTCAGTGAGGCACTTGGTTTACCTCCGGTTCCTGAACCTCTCCTACAACCCCATTGTCACCATCGAGGGCTCCATGCTCCATGACCTGCTCAGGCTGCAGGAGATCCAGCTGGTGGGAGGGCAGCTCACCACGGTCGAGCCCTTCGCCTTCCGCGGCCTCAATTACCTGCGCATCCTGAACGTGTCAGGGAATCTGCTGACCACCCTGGAGGAGTCAGCCTTCCACTCCGTGGGCAACCTGGAGACGCTCA
This genomic window contains:
- the LINGO1 gene encoding leucine-rich repeat and immunoglobulin-like domain-containing nogo receptor-interacting protein 1 isoform X2 produces the protein MVAGEASMRSPILACWQPILLLMLGSILSGSATGCPPRCECSAQERAVLCHRKRFMVVPEGVPTETKLLDLGKNRIKTLNQDEFANYPHLEELELNENIISAIEPGAFNNLFNLRTLGLRSNRLKLIPLGVFTGLSNLTKLDISENKIVILLDYMFQDLYNLKSLEVGDNDLVYISHRAFSGLNSLEQLTLEKCNLTSIPTEALSHLHGLIVLRLRHLNINTIRDYSFKRLYRLKVLEISHWPYLDTMTSNCLYGLNLTSLSITHCNLTSIPYVSVRHLVYLRFLNLSYNPIVTIEGSMLHDLLRLQEIQLVGGQLTTVEPFAFRGLNYLRILNVSGNLLTTLEESAFHSVGNLETLILDNNPLACDCRLLWVFRRRWRLNFNKQQPTCSTPEFVQGKEFKDFPDILLPNYFTCRRARIRDRKPQQIFVDEGHTVHFVCRADGDPPPTIMWLSPRKHLISTKTNGRLTVFPDGTLEVRYAQIQDNGTYLCIASNAGGNDTMLAHLHVRSYSPDWPHQPNKTFAFISNQPNESDANSTRATVPFPFDIKTLIIATTMGFISFLGVVLFCLVLLFLWSRGKGNTKHNIEIEYVPRKSDAGISSADAPRKFNMKMI
- the LINGO1 gene encoding leucine-rich repeat and immunoglobulin-like domain-containing nogo receptor-interacting protein 1 isoform X1; this translates as MQVRDRMVAGEASMRSPILACWQPILLLMLGSILSGSATGCPPRCECSAQERAVLCHRKRFMVVPEGVPTETKLLDLGKNRIKTLNQDEFANYPHLEELELNENIISAIEPGAFNNLFNLRTLGLRSNRLKLIPLGVFTGLSNLTKLDISENKIVILLDYMFQDLYNLKSLEVGDNDLVYISHRAFSGLNSLEQLTLEKCNLTSIPTEALSHLHGLIVLRLRHLNINTIRDYSFKRLYRLKVLEISHWPYLDTMTSNCLYGLNLTSLSITHCNLTSIPYVSVRHLVYLRFLNLSYNPIVTIEGSMLHDLLRLQEIQLVGGQLTTVEPFAFRGLNYLRILNVSGNLLTTLEESAFHSVGNLETLILDNNPLACDCRLLWVFRRRWRLNFNKQQPTCSTPEFVQGKEFKDFPDILLPNYFTCRRARIRDRKPQQIFVDEGHTVHFVCRADGDPPPTIMWLSPRKHLISTKTNGRLTVFPDGTLEVRYAQIQDNGTYLCIASNAGGNDTMLAHLHVRSYSPDWPHQPNKTFAFISNQPNESDANSTRATVPFPFDIKTLIIATTMGFISFLGVVLFCLVLLFLWSRGKGNTKHNIEIEYVPRKSDAGISSADAPRKFNMKMI